The following are from one region of the candidate division WOR-3 bacterium genome:
- a CDS encoding Rrf2 family transcriptional regulator encodes MKLLTKNTDYAVRALLELAKSKDFVSSRHIAQKQKIPYQYLRKILQEIVKTGWIETKEGKSGGFRLIENPSKINISKIIEVFQGKIELTDCLFRKKICENRAHCPIRREIKKIEKNVVKEFDALTLFDLTAYSTGEKNEEKNN; translated from the coding sequence ATGAAGCTTTTGACAAAAAACACAGATTACGCCGTCAGGGCGCTTTTAGAGCTGGCAAAATCCAAAGATTTTGTTTCATCAAGGCATATCGCACAAAAACAGAAAATCCCTTATCAGTACCTGAGAAAGATTTTACAAGAGATAGTAAAGACAGGGTGGATTGAAACAAAAGAAGGAAAATCGGGCGGTTTCAGGCTTATAGAAAATCCTTCGAAAATCAATATTTCTAAAATCATTGAAGTCTTTCAGGGTAAAATAGAACTCACAGATTGTCTTTTCAGAAAAAAGATATGCGAAAACAGGGCGCACTGTCCCATAAGGCGTGAGATAAAGAAGATTGAAAAGAATGTCGTCAAAGAATTTGACGCTTTGACGCTATTTGACTTGACTGCTTACTCAACAGGGGAAAAGAATGAAGAGAAAAATAATTAA